The following proteins come from a genomic window of Trifolium pratense cultivar HEN17-A07 linkage group LG4, ARS_RC_1.1, whole genome shotgun sequence:
- the LOC123922774 gene encoding uncharacterized protein LOC123922774 has product MEVKELKAMSDSQLITNQVSGKFQTKEPQLIKYVEGVQSLAKHFDSFELVYVPREQNMRADLLSKLASTKKPGSHRTVIQETIKTPSIGGEDLMMVIEEEDWRSPIIRYLQKDELPKEREKAFKLKKMAAWYSMVGDRLYKRGFASPLLLCVSNEEAKHIMSEVHEGSCGSHIGSRALAGKILRAGFYWPDIHDDTAIFGLPKYIVSDNGTQFASEKVVEFCRSKGIKNTFISVEHPQANGQAESANKVILRALKRRLDSKGEAWSKHLRQSRST; this is encoded by the exons ATGGAAGTGAAGGAGTTGAaagccatgagtgattcccaactgATAACCAACCAAGTGTCAGGAAAGTTTCAGACGAAAGAGCcacagttaatcaaatacgtggagGGAGTGCAAAGTCTAGCTAAACACTTCGACTCGTTCGAATTAGTTTATGTCCCTCGCGAACAAAATatgagagcagatctattgtcaaaactggcgagcacaaaaaaaCCCGGGagccatagaaccgttatccaagaaacGATTAAAACTCCCAGCATCGGCGGAGAAGATTTGATGATGGTGATAGAGGAAGAAGATTGGAGATCGCCTATTATCCGTTACCTCCAAAAAGATGAACTCccaaaagaaagggaaaaggctttCAAATTAAAGAAgatggcggcatggtattctATGGTAGGAGATAGGCTATACAAAAGGGGATTTGCATCCCCCCTCCTCCTATGCGTCAGCAATGAAGAAGCAAAACACATTATGTCCGAAGTGCATGAGGGTTCGTGTGGCAGCCATATCGGTTCAAGGGCTTTGGCAGGAAAAATATTAAGGGCAGGTTTTTACTGGCCGGATATACACGATGACACCGCCAT attCGGCTTGCCTAAGTACATCGTGTCCGATAACGGCACTCAGTTCGCCAGCGAAAAGGTCGTGGAATTCTGTCGAAGcaaaggaatcaaaaacacctttatatcagtggaGCACCCACAAGCTAACGGACAGGCTGAATCGGCAAATAAGGTTATATTAAGGGCATTGAAAAGGAGGCTAGATAGCAAAGGCGAGgcttgg TCAAAACATTTACGTCAATCAAGGTCAACCTAA